A single genomic interval of Brevibacillus brevis harbors:
- a CDS encoding acyltransferase, whose translation MRKTTRYPVNGVNPLWHMYQTVSFWKVMKNFIVIQLSRYTPIVSWKNWMYRTFLRMEVGQHSAVALMVMMDIMFPEKIKIGRNCVIGYNTTILAHEYLIDEYRLGEVIIEDAVLVGANTTILPGVTIGKGAIVAAGTVVHKDVPPGAFVGGNPMQLIRTKASEEEGM comes from the coding sequence ATGAGGAAGACAACACGTTATCCCGTAAATGGGGTAAACCCGCTTTGGCACATGTATCAAACGGTAAGCTTCTGGAAAGTCATGAAAAATTTTATCGTCATCCAGCTCTCCAGATATACGCCGATCGTTTCGTGGAAGAACTGGATGTACCGCACATTTTTGCGTATGGAAGTAGGGCAGCATAGTGCAGTTGCGTTGATGGTGATGATGGATATCATGTTTCCCGAGAAAATCAAGATCGGCCGTAATTGCGTGATCGGGTACAATACGACGATACTCGCCCATGAATATTTGATAGATGAATACCGTTTGGGAGAAGTGATTATTGAGGATGCAGTCCTGGTGGGGGCCAACACTACCATTTTGCCAGGAGTAACGATTGGCAAAGGGGCCATTGTCGCAGCGGGAACAGTTGTTCATAAAGATGTCCCGCCTGGCGCCTTTGTAGGTGGGAATCCCATGCAGCTCATTCGAACGAAAGCTTCAGAAGAAGAAGGCATGTAG
- the hprK gene encoding HPr(Ser) kinase/phosphatase — MRKTNVSHLVDHFNMTILSGEEGLGREITVTDLSRPGLQLAGYYSYYAEERIQLFGLTEINFFQTLTPEERLERMNFLMQSQVPCFCVTRNQMVPEEMIDVSNRLGVPVLQSPLATTTLVGKVTNFLENRLAPTTTIHGVLTDIYGVGVLIMGSSGIGKSEAALELVKRGHRLVADDAVEIKQTQGGQLSGSAPELIQHLLEIRGVGIINIMTMFGAGAVRNVKNIEMVVQLELWEPHKMYERLGLDEETLKIMDTEIPIITVPVRPGRNLAVIIEVAAMNFRLKRMGYNAAMHFTRKQSNAILEDADSDL; from the coding sequence ATGCGTAAGACGAATGTGAGCCATTTAGTGGATCATTTCAATATGACGATCTTGAGCGGGGAAGAGGGCTTGGGGCGTGAGATTACCGTAACGGATTTGAGTCGTCCCGGCCTACAGTTAGCCGGTTACTACTCTTACTATGCGGAAGAGCGGATTCAATTGTTCGGCTTGACGGAAATCAACTTTTTTCAAACGCTTACTCCAGAGGAACGGCTGGAACGGATGAATTTCCTCATGCAAAGTCAGGTTCCTTGCTTCTGTGTGACCCGTAATCAGATGGTGCCTGAAGAGATGATTGATGTTTCCAATCGCTTGGGGGTACCTGTACTTCAGTCCCCGCTGGCAACGACGACGCTAGTCGGGAAAGTGACCAACTTCCTGGAGAATCGTCTTGCACCAACGACGACGATTCATGGGGTACTCACAGACATTTACGGCGTCGGCGTTTTGATTATGGGATCGAGCGGGATCGGGAAGAGTGAGGCTGCACTTGAGCTTGTAAAGCGCGGACACCGACTCGTAGCAGATGACGCCGTGGAGATTAAGCAGACACAGGGCGGGCAGCTAAGCGGTAGCGCTCCTGAGCTGATTCAGCATCTCTTGGAAATCCGCGGAGTGGGGATTATTAACATTATGACGATGTTTGGTGCAGGTGCCGTGCGCAATGTAAAGAACATCGAGATGGTTGTTCAGCTAGAGCTGTGGGAGCCACATAAAATGTACGAGCGGTTGGGACTCGATGAGGAAACATTGAAGATCATGGATACCGAAATTCCGATTATTACCGTTCCTGTTCGACCAGGACGAAATTTGGCAGTCATCATTGAGGTTGCAGCGATGAACTTCCGTCTGAAACGGATGGGCTACAACGCTGCGATGCACTTCACACGAAAACAGTCGAATGCCATTTTAGAAGATGCCGATTCTGACTTGTAG